From one Burkholderia latens genomic stretch:
- a CDS encoding polysaccharide biosynthesis/export family protein: MPNTNRPAEPAGHCMRALLAVCVAATLSGCMTVPGQHMNSTALPVTTSADGTVTSDMDVPVKQIDLTQIEQIRAEQKAMHAPPLPPGLFAKPDVYRLGPGDVLQITVWDHPDFAAAAGQPVQNPKAADAAPGFVVDSNGNVQFPYVPRAIHAAGKTVAQIQQEIRSELAKVFVKPQVTVRVASFRATQVYIDGEVRNPGAQAINDIPMTLIEAVNRAGGFAPTADQSRVTITRNGVIYPVNVARMMKSGKNPADIMLKPGDMLHVGARDDNPVYVMGEVTRPQAVAPLRDGSLTLSEALSQAGQLNQQTSNAKQVFVLRKADDSAPVIYHLDMQSPVSMLLANQFPLASKDIVYVDNTGLVRASRVLNLLLPAISAGLTGALITK; the protein is encoded by the coding sequence ATGCCGAACACGAACCGCCCTGCGGAGCCTGCCGGACATTGCATGCGCGCGCTGCTCGCCGTGTGCGTCGCCGCGACGCTGTCCGGTTGCATGACCGTGCCGGGCCAGCACATGAACTCGACCGCACTGCCGGTCACGACGTCCGCCGACGGCACGGTGACCAGCGACATGGACGTTCCTGTCAAACAAATCGATCTGACACAGATCGAGCAGATCCGCGCGGAGCAAAAGGCCATGCATGCGCCGCCGCTGCCGCCCGGTCTGTTCGCAAAACCGGACGTGTACAGGCTTGGTCCCGGTGACGTGCTGCAAATCACGGTGTGGGATCATCCGGATTTCGCCGCGGCAGCCGGCCAGCCCGTGCAGAACCCGAAGGCTGCGGATGCCGCGCCCGGTTTCGTCGTCGATAGCAACGGCAACGTCCAGTTTCCGTACGTGCCGCGCGCCATCCATGCAGCCGGGAAAACCGTCGCGCAAATCCAGCAGGAGATCCGGAGCGAACTCGCCAAGGTATTCGTGAAACCGCAGGTTACGGTGCGTGTGGCGTCGTTCCGCGCGACACAGGTTTATATCGACGGCGAAGTCCGCAATCCGGGCGCACAAGCCATCAACGACATTCCGATGACGCTGATCGAGGCCGTGAACCGCGCCGGCGGATTCGCGCCGACCGCGGATCAGAGCCGCGTCACCATTACGCGCAACGGCGTGATCTATCCGGTGAACGTCGCTCGCATGATGAAGTCCGGCAAGAACCCGGCAGACATCATGCTGAAGCCCGGCGACATGCTGCATGTCGGCGCGCGCGACGACAACCCCGTCTACGTGATGGGCGAAGTCACGCGTCCGCAAGCAGTGGCGCCGCTGCGCGACGGTTCGCTCACGCTCAGCGAAGCGCTCTCGCAGGCGGGTCAGCTGAATCAGCAAACGTCGAATGCCAAACAGGTGTTCGTGCTGCGCAAGGCGGACGACAGTGCGCCCGTGATCTATCACCTGGACATGCAGTCGCCGGTGTCGATGCTGCTCGCGAATCAGTTTCCGCTCGCATCGAAGGATATCGTCTATGTCGACAATACCGGGCTCGTCCGCGCGAGCCGTGTGCTGAACCTGTTGCTGCCGGCAATCAGCGCAGGCTTGACCGGCGCACTCATCACGAAATGA
- a CDS encoding dehydrogenase, giving the protein MTRFIARSRAPLRLGLGGGGTDVPPYSDRFGGLALNVTIEKFAYASIAPREDAKIELVAADTDTRWIGPVSPLLEVQPGLGLHVGVYNRIVRDFNGGHPLSVTITTCSEAPPGSGLGSSSTIVVALVRAFCEMLSLPLGEYDIAHLAHDIERTDLGLAGGKQDQYAATFGGLNFMEFYGDRVIVNPLRIKQEIKAEMEASLVLYYTGVSRESANIIKEQSSNVVEGVVDSVAALHEVKDEAVRMKEAVLRADFDVFAASMRDAWESKKRMAKNISNSMIDELYRVAVRAGAKAGKVSGAGGGGFMMFFVDPVERSNVMRALSAYKGVNGQVLNCTFTDVGAQSWRKSA; this is encoded by the coding sequence ATGACACGCTTCATTGCCAGATCGAGAGCCCCGTTGAGACTGGGTTTGGGTGGTGGCGGCACGGACGTGCCGCCGTATTCGGACCGGTTCGGCGGGCTGGCGCTCAATGTGACGATCGAGAAATTCGCGTATGCGTCGATTGCGCCGCGCGAGGACGCGAAAATCGAACTGGTGGCTGCCGATACGGACACGCGCTGGATTGGACCGGTATCGCCGTTGCTTGAGGTTCAGCCGGGCCTCGGATTGCATGTCGGCGTCTACAACCGGATCGTGCGGGACTTCAATGGCGGGCATCCATTGTCCGTCACGATCACGACGTGCTCGGAAGCGCCGCCGGGGTCCGGGCTCGGCTCGTCTTCGACGATCGTGGTCGCGCTGGTAAGGGCGTTCTGCGAAATGCTGTCGCTGCCGCTTGGCGAGTACGACATCGCGCATCTGGCGCACGACATCGAACGCACCGATCTCGGGCTGGCCGGCGGCAAGCAGGACCAGTACGCGGCGACGTTCGGCGGATTGAACTTCATGGAGTTCTATGGCGATCGCGTGATCGTGAATCCGCTGCGGATCAAGCAGGAAATCAAGGCGGAAATGGAGGCGTCGCTGGTGCTGTACTACACCGGCGTGTCCCGCGAGTCGGCGAACATCATCAAGGAGCAGAGCAGCAACGTCGTGGAGGGCGTGGTCGACTCCGTTGCCGCGCTGCACGAAGTGAAGGACGAAGCGGTCCGGATGAAGGAGGCCGTGTTGCGGGCCGACTTCGACGTGTTCGCCGCATCGATGCGCGATGCGTGGGAGTCGAAGAAGCGCATGGCGAAGAACATCTCGAACTCGATGATCGACGAGTTGTACCGGGTCGCGGTGCGCGCGGGGGCCAAGGCCGGCAAGGTATCGGGAGCAGGCGGCGGCGGCTTCATGATGTTCTTCGTCGATCCGGTCGAGCGCTCGAACGTGATGCGCGCGTTGTCTGCGTACAAGGGCGTCAACGGGCAGGTTCTCAATTGCACGTTCACCGATGTCGGCGCTCAATCGTGGAGAAAGAGCGCATGA
- a CDS encoding D-sedoheptulose-7-phosphate isomerase translates to MTITFKNEIQQTLDVLSALAADTEQVARIERVAAHVTAALRAGNKILLAGNGGSAADAQHIAGEFVSRFNFDRPGLAAFALTVDSSVMTAIGNDYGYEKLFERQVQASGRPGDVFWAYSTSGRSPNILRALEAARAVGMFTVGFTGNGPGAAQMRERADICIEIPSASTPKIQEGHLVCGHVVCGIVEEQIFA, encoded by the coding sequence ATGACGATCACGTTCAAGAACGAAATTCAGCAGACGCTCGACGTGCTGAGCGCGCTGGCGGCGGACACGGAACAGGTCGCACGGATCGAGCGCGTGGCTGCCCACGTGACGGCCGCGCTTCGTGCGGGCAACAAGATCCTGCTGGCCGGCAACGGCGGCAGCGCGGCGGATGCGCAGCATATCGCCGGAGAATTCGTGAGCCGGTTCAACTTCGACCGGCCCGGTCTCGCCGCGTTCGCGCTGACGGTGGACAGTTCGGTGATGACGGCCATCGGCAACGACTACGGATACGAGAAACTGTTCGAACGCCAGGTTCAGGCGAGCGGTCGTCCCGGTGATGTGTTCTGGGCGTATTCGACTTCCGGGCGCTCGCCGAACATTCTGCGCGCGCTAGAAGCCGCCAGGGCCGTCGGCATGTTCACGGTCGGGTTTACCGGCAACGGGCCCGGCGCGGCGCAGATGCGCGAGCGCGCCGACATCTGCATCGAGATTCCTTCCGCGTCGACGCCGAAGATTCAGGAAGGGCATCTGGTGTGCGGCCACGTCGTTTGCGGCATCGTCGAAGAGCAGATATTCGCATGA
- a CDS encoding sugar phosphate nucleotidyltransferase, with product MSGVLPCLILAGGLGTRLRPVLGDEVPKALAPIGGEPFLCWMLKGLQEQRVTDVVLSLGFGSDRIREVLRTRSFGMTISIVDEDVPLGTGGGIVNAARAHGATDMIVMNGDTLSNLDLQRMCAFYRDTRADLVLAATHMSDASRYGTLDFDPVSRRLSGFREKRPGYGYINAGAYVVNVRRLLGFDLPRTFSFEQDFLGERVAELDIRVFPAVTEFIDIGVPADYARAQTVVPRLVEAGIDET from the coding sequence ATGAGCGGGGTCTTGCCGTGCCTGATCCTCGCGGGCGGCCTCGGCACGCGCCTGCGTCCGGTACTCGGTGACGAAGTGCCCAAGGCGCTCGCGCCGATCGGCGGCGAGCCGTTTCTCTGCTGGATGCTGAAGGGATTGCAGGAGCAACGCGTGACCGACGTAGTGCTGTCGCTGGGTTTCGGCAGCGACAGGATTCGCGAAGTGCTGCGCACGAGGAGCTTCGGCATGACGATTTCGATCGTCGACGAAGATGTGCCGCTCGGCACCGGCGGCGGCATCGTCAACGCGGCGCGCGCGCACGGCGCGACGGACATGATCGTGATGAACGGCGATACGTTGTCGAATCTCGACCTGCAGCGGATGTGCGCGTTTTATCGCGACACGCGCGCGGATCTCGTACTGGCCGCCACGCACATGAGCGACGCGTCGCGCTACGGCACGCTGGACTTCGATCCGGTGTCGCGCAGGCTGTCGGGATTCCGCGAGAAGCGCCCGGGATACGGCTACATCAATGCAGGCGCGTATGTGGTCAACGTGCGCCGGCTCCTCGGTTTCGATCTGCCCCGGACGTTTTCGTTCGAGCAGGACTTTCTCGGCGAACGCGTGGCCGAGCTCGATATCCGCGTCTTCCCCGCCGTCACGGAGTTCATCGATATCGGCGTGCCGGCGGACTATGCGCGCGCGCAAACCGTGGTTCCGCGGCTGGTGGAGGCTGGCATCGATGAAACGTAA
- the gmhB gene encoding D-glycero-beta-D-manno-heptose 1,7-bisphosphate 7-phosphatase encodes MKRKALFLDRDGVINVDHGYVHRRQDCVFVDGIFDLVRRANAAGYQVVIVTNQAGIARGYFSETQFDAFMTWMRDAFGALGARIDRVYFCPHHPDAGMGAYKQACTCRKPQPGMFEAARRDLGLDMSASIMIGDKPSDLDAAARAGVGHRFLFVADGGDRAPHEPGVTTISRLSDVSPLLHGHVPRAEPA; translated from the coding sequence ATGAAACGTAAGGCGCTGTTTCTCGATCGCGACGGCGTGATCAACGTCGACCACGGATACGTGCATCGTCGACAGGACTGCGTGTTCGTCGACGGAATCTTCGACCTGGTCAGACGGGCGAACGCGGCCGGATATCAGGTGGTGATCGTGACGAATCAGGCCGGTATCGCGCGCGGCTATTTTTCCGAAACGCAGTTCGATGCGTTCATGACCTGGATGCGCGATGCATTCGGCGCGCTAGGCGCGCGCATCGATCGCGTCTATTTCTGTCCGCATCATCCGGACGCCGGCATGGGCGCGTACAAGCAGGCGTGTACATGCAGAAAACCGCAGCCGGGGATGTTCGAGGCGGCGCGGCGCGATCTCGGGCTCGATATGTCGGCGTCGATCATGATCGGTGACAAGCCGTCGGATCTCGATGCCGCGGCGCGCGCGGGTGTCGGGCATCGTTTCCTGTTCGTCGCCGATGGCGGCGATCGTGCGCCGCACGAGCCGGGTGTCACGACGATTTCCCGTCTGTCGGACGTCAGCCCGCTGTTGCACGGGCATGTGCCGCGTGCCGAACCTGCGTAG
- a CDS encoding GNVR domain-containing protein has translation MKMERPLSGVHRDGPKYASPGAIGVSPLDMLENALEHGRLFLIVFCACVLAALTYAIAATPIYAADALIRIEENKPSALGSLSAISKALDIQNSAVTGEIDVVRSRSVLTEAIDATGARADVSVRNHLPVIGSLIGSLMPKDANGLAAAPFGLSSWAWGGERVEFGAFDAPPAQVGKSLELDYLGDNRFRLKDGNGDEVLSGVVGVPSSANGYRVDVSRIVARPGMEFRVRYIGLESRIEAILKKLSVTETKRQSGIMQLNFEDPDPVFAARMLNAIAVSYLNFNAKRRAEDAERSLAFLNTQLPAVKARLQQAEQALNAFRNQQGSIDAQGDINLLVDQLAFVDKSRLEAKLEYQDLLSKYVPGQPQVVAAANKLKELDQQAAMLKEKAARLPSQQQTYLRLARDVEVNNQLYVGLLNNTQQLQIAEAGTVGNASIVDKAAVIDKPVRPKRMLVVLAGGVIGALLAFAIVQGVALLSGRIRDLDRVAEATGIPVLGVLPAASQVGLVDTDPAATTANAARRADAPLADALDGLALALQYRLRADRRASKIIVMTSAVPGQGKSMIVANLAWLFSQKGIRTAIVDANVSAPALHRYVPVNATNGLYDVLAGTLPPESAMVRVADNFHLLPAGNVGAAARKRLDASDVDRLVASLRDRYDMIVVDAPSALPVADVAALSKFSDLTLLVARQGEVGSAELMDALDGLRLVGARVDGLVLNGFSPSPLRRIRRAGVQLRERHA, from the coding sequence ATGAAGATGGAAAGACCGTTATCGGGCGTACATCGCGACGGACCGAAGTACGCGTCGCCTGGGGCGATCGGCGTGTCGCCGCTCGACATGCTGGAGAACGCGCTCGAGCACGGGCGGCTGTTTCTGATCGTGTTCTGCGCATGCGTGCTAGCAGCGCTCACGTACGCGATCGCGGCAACGCCGATTTACGCAGCCGACGCGTTGATCCGGATCGAGGAGAACAAGCCGAGCGCGCTGGGTTCGCTCTCGGCGATTTCCAAGGCGCTCGACATCCAGAACTCCGCAGTGACCGGCGAAATCGACGTCGTTCGATCGCGGTCGGTGCTCACCGAGGCCATCGACGCGACCGGCGCGCGCGCCGACGTATCCGTGCGGAATCACCTTCCCGTCATTGGCAGCCTGATCGGCTCGCTGATGCCGAAGGACGCGAACGGCCTCGCGGCCGCACCGTTCGGCTTGTCGTCATGGGCATGGGGCGGCGAGCGCGTCGAATTCGGCGCATTCGACGCGCCACCGGCGCAGGTCGGCAAGTCGCTGGAACTCGACTATCTCGGCGACAACCGCTTCCGGCTCAAGGACGGCAACGGCGACGAGGTGCTGAGCGGCGTGGTCGGCGTGCCGAGCAGCGCGAACGGCTACCGGGTCGACGTATCGCGTATCGTCGCGCGCCCGGGCATGGAATTCCGCGTACGGTACATCGGCTTGGAGTCGCGCATCGAGGCCATTCTGAAGAAGCTCAGCGTGACCGAGACGAAGCGCCAGTCGGGCATCATGCAGCTGAACTTCGAGGATCCGGATCCCGTGTTCGCCGCCAGGATGCTCAATGCGATCGCCGTCAGCTATCTGAACTTCAACGCGAAACGCCGCGCCGAGGATGCCGAGCGCAGTCTCGCGTTCCTTAACACCCAATTGCCTGCCGTCAAGGCGCGGCTTCAGCAGGCCGAGCAGGCATTGAACGCATTCCGGAACCAGCAGGGCTCGATCGACGCGCAGGGGGACATCAACCTGCTCGTGGATCAACTTGCGTTCGTCGACAAGTCGCGCCTCGAGGCCAAGCTCGAATATCAGGATCTGCTGTCGAAGTATGTGCCCGGACAGCCGCAGGTCGTCGCGGCGGCGAACAAGCTCAAGGAACTGGACCAGCAGGCGGCAATGCTGAAGGAAAAGGCGGCGCGTCTGCCGTCGCAGCAGCAGACATACCTGAGGCTCGCGCGCGATGTCGAGGTGAACAATCAGCTGTACGTCGGGCTTCTGAACAATACGCAGCAACTGCAGATCGCGGAGGCGGGCACGGTCGGCAACGCATCGATCGTCGACAAGGCAGCCGTCATCGACAAGCCGGTCAGGCCGAAACGGATGCTCGTCGTGCTGGCGGGCGGCGTGATCGGCGCGTTGCTGGCTTTCGCGATCGTCCAGGGCGTCGCGCTGCTGTCCGGACGCATCCGCGATCTGGATCGTGTCGCGGAGGCGACCGGCATTCCGGTGCTTGGCGTGCTGCCGGCGGCGTCGCAGGTCGGCTTGGTCGATACCGATCCGGCGGCCACGACCGCGAACGCGGCTCGGCGGGCGGACGCGCCGCTCGCCGATGCGTTGGACGGGCTCGCATTGGCGCTGCAGTATCGGCTGCGCGCGGATCGGCGCGCGTCGAAGATCATCGTGATGACGTCCGCGGTGCCCGGTCAGGGCAAGTCGATGATCGTCGCGAATCTCGCTTGGCTGTTTTCGCAGAAGGGAATCAGGACGGCGATCGTGGATGCCAACGTGTCTGCGCCGGCACTGCATCGCTACGTGCCGGTGAACGCCACGAACGGGCTGTACGACGTGCTCGCGGGCACGCTTCCGCCCGAGAGCGCGATGGTTCGCGTGGCAGACAATTTCCACCTGCTGCCGGCCGGCAACGTCGGTGCGGCAGCGCGCAAGCGGCTCGATGCGTCGGACGTCGATCGGCTCGTCGCGTCGTTGCGGGACCGGTACGACATGATCGTCGTGGACGCGCCGTCGGCGCTGCCGGTGGCGGACGTCGCCGCGCTATCGAAATTTTCCGACCTGACGTTGCTGGTGGCGCGGCAAGGTGAGGTCGGCTCCGCCGAATTGATGGATGCGCTCGATGGCTTGCGGCTGGTCGGTGCGCGCGTCGACGGCCTCGTGTTGAACGGCTTCTCGCCGTCGCCGCTGCGTCGGATTCGCCGCGCCGGTGTGCAATTGCGCGAGCGTCATGCGTGA
- a CDS encoding glycosyltransferase encodes MSDSMARMDDPRADACATRIVWFLGPRPASWNGVMRYSLMCIDLIPGGDGWRVDAIDIPAPPRSLRRYWTQFVVYPLRAVAAARAGAFVVLYQEDLAFLIPLVRFAGGRVGIVLHHVQRPAQACGFVEQLKAAYVRVTQSLIARADMVITPSDVTAQEAVAEMGVSADRIQVVPNAFDDRHAPVDTQVRARARSVLATRFGIDTGDALVVLNVGSDETRKNNATLFRALALLERSKTVVLRVGQPLHQNNRRECVAIAEQAGLDAHFIEHVDDETLGYFYQAADLYVSPTLHEGFGRTVIEAQTVGVPVIASDLPVYRYTMGDSFVPVTDATDAGEWARQIERVAGDPSLQAELVRSGRENARRFSSAAVGALLQRTLQRAVRDVPRATRADA; translated from the coding sequence ATGAGCGATTCGATGGCAAGGATGGACGATCCGCGTGCCGACGCGTGCGCGACGCGGATCGTGTGGTTTCTCGGGCCGCGGCCGGCGAGCTGGAATGGCGTGATGCGGTACAGCCTGATGTGCATAGACCTGATACCCGGCGGCGACGGCTGGCGTGTCGACGCGATCGATATTCCGGCGCCGCCGCGTTCGCTCCGGCGCTACTGGACGCAGTTCGTCGTCTATCCGCTGCGCGCGGTCGCGGCCGCACGCGCGGGCGCCTTCGTCGTGCTCTACCAGGAGGATCTGGCGTTTCTGATTCCGCTGGTCCGGTTCGCGGGCGGACGCGTCGGGATCGTGCTGCACCACGTTCAACGTCCGGCACAGGCATGCGGTTTCGTCGAGCAACTGAAGGCCGCGTATGTCCGCGTGACGCAGTCGCTGATCGCTCGCGCGGACATGGTGATTACGCCGTCGGACGTGACCGCGCAGGAAGCCGTCGCCGAGATGGGCGTGAGCGCGGACAGGATTCAGGTGGTGCCCAATGCGTTCGACGATCGCCATGCACCGGTCGATACACAGGTTCGCGCGCGTGCGAGATCGGTGCTGGCGACGCGCTTCGGCATCGATACCGGCGACGCGCTGGTCGTGCTGAACGTCGGCTCCGACGAAACCCGCAAGAACAACGCAACGCTGTTTCGCGCGCTCGCATTGCTCGAGCGCAGCAAGACGGTGGTGCTGCGCGTGGGCCAGCCGCTGCATCAGAACAATCGCCGCGAGTGCGTGGCCATTGCCGAACAGGCAGGGCTGGATGCCCACTTCATCGAGCATGTCGACGATGAAACGCTCGGGTACTTCTATCAGGCCGCGGACCTCTACGTGTCGCCGACGCTGCATGAGGGTTTCGGCCGCACGGTGATCGAGGCTCAGACCGTCGGCGTGCCGGTGATCGCCTCCGATCTTCCGGTTTATCGCTACACGATGGGCGATTCGTTCGTGCCGGTGACCGATGCGACGGATGCTGGCGAATGGGCGCGGCAGATCGAGCGGGTGGCCGGCGATCCGTCGCTGCAGGCCGAGCTCGTGCGCAGCGGCCGCGAGAACGCCCGGCGCTTTTCGTCCGCGGCCGTCGGCGCGCTGCTGCAGCGGACGCTGCAGCGCGCGGTGCGCGACGTCCCCCGCGCGACCAGGGCCGACGCATGA
- a CDS encoding DUF6418 domain-containing protein — translation MRATIGVAAWTLFALALAINTMLPMLGIVQPSALCTLLVAVAAVIALIRCSPVFAVSMLYLLVIGLTAFVAGVGIESGGFLRETEIFGIANGAFSRLLLLYLVFVVCALLAFRRIFDERAAHAPIDVRMTRHASGVVLGLGLAAVILGTGVVAGLSGGFAMLSGVNRYALRNDASNGMLFNLFLNNQTFVAMLLGTFCTSSIRPVRWLSAAMIVADLLLAALHGEQFMSVLHICLTMLVPFIAIHAINGRPVLRYLGVGAAIALLIGSISVFYAYKGQGLDASETIVSRFLEQGQAWYVVDSDARTFWAPALGGLPAFERFIASLGSLTEPTFFGDARVSGLRDLMLSYGTPDILRAYVFDDVTFTMGNMAVPVYWFGYAGGALFVSITGVVYGALSAMMIRIAMRGGVVTLWLASKVFAYATFAAQQGDYWTMFGARTIVYLAIMALWWLCVDAKQAARAEPALAGSS, via the coding sequence ATGCGCGCCACGATCGGTGTCGCCGCATGGACGCTGTTCGCGCTCGCGCTCGCAATCAACACGATGCTGCCGATGCTCGGCATCGTTCAGCCGAGCGCGCTCTGCACGCTGCTGGTCGCCGTGGCGGCGGTGATCGCGCTGATCCGGTGCAGTCCGGTGTTCGCCGTGTCGATGCTCTACCTGCTGGTGATTGGGTTGACGGCGTTCGTCGCCGGCGTCGGGATCGAATCGGGCGGGTTCCTGCGTGAAACGGAAATCTTCGGTATCGCAAACGGTGCATTCAGCCGCTTGCTTTTGCTGTATCTGGTGTTCGTCGTCTGCGCGCTATTGGCGTTTCGACGCATCTTCGACGAACGCGCCGCGCATGCGCCGATCGACGTGCGCATGACCCGGCACGCGTCCGGTGTCGTACTCGGGCTCGGGCTGGCGGCCGTGATTCTGGGCACGGGCGTGGTCGCCGGCCTGAGCGGCGGTTTCGCGATGTTGAGCGGCGTCAACCGCTATGCGCTGCGAAACGATGCATCGAACGGGATGCTGTTCAACCTGTTCCTGAACAATCAGACGTTCGTCGCGATGCTGCTTGGCACGTTCTGCACGAGTTCGATCCGGCCGGTCCGGTGGCTCTCGGCCGCGATGATCGTGGCGGATCTGCTGCTCGCGGCATTGCACGGCGAGCAGTTCATGTCGGTCCTGCACATCTGCCTGACGATGCTGGTTCCGTTCATCGCGATTCATGCGATAAACGGCCGGCCGGTGCTGCGATATCTGGGCGTCGGTGCGGCGATTGCGCTGCTGATCGGCAGTATTTCCGTGTTTTACGCGTACAAGGGGCAGGGGCTCGACGCGTCCGAAACGATCGTTTCCCGCTTCCTCGAGCAGGGGCAGGCGTGGTACGTCGTGGATAGCGACGCCCGGACGTTCTGGGCCCCTGCGCTCGGGGGATTGCCGGCTTTCGAACGTTTCATCGCGTCGCTCGGATCGCTGACGGAGCCGACTTTCTTCGGCGACGCGCGGGTCAGCGGATTGCGCGATCTGATGCTGTCGTACGGAACGCCGGACATCCTGCGCGCGTATGTGTTCGACGACGTCACATTCACGATGGGAAACATGGCGGTGCCGGTTTACTGGTTCGGCTATGCGGGCGGCGCGCTGTTCGTGTCGATCACCGGCGTGGTCTACGGCGCGCTGAGCGCGATGATGATCCGGATCGCGATGCGCGGCGGCGTGGTCACGCTGTGGCTGGCGTCGAAGGTGTTTGCATACGCGACATTCGCCGCGCAGCAGGGCGACTACTGGACGATGTTCGGGGCGCGCACGATCGTGTACCTCGCGATCATGGCGCTCTGGTGGCTCTGCGTGGACGCGAAGCAGGCGGCGCGTGCGGAACCGGCACTGGCAGGATCGTCGTGA
- a CDS encoding glycosyltransferase: protein MKICLCANRFPPNVVGGAEIVVRDLAVALRDRGHDVSILTLSDARTSKRRVFDGLPVNAMPNLNVYNQFAPGPRHWLGKALFAAVDIFNPLVFLCAWRELKSLGAEVLCTNNIKGIGPAIWLAARVLRIPVVHVMHDYWLICPASTRFANGRACDGACGACRRLSAPKARLSRMVGHAVAVSDFVMARHREQRFFPGAMQTVIRNPVAPIGAGHATEPARPRTPFRVGFIGRIDATKGIREFFASVAYASRIAPAIEVHVAGRDPDGMLPALMREYPGLSVVAHGFVSAPDFYRSVDLVAVTSMWDEPFGVVAIEPWAFFKPTVAFASGGLTEVFAELPKLLVARGDCDALGALIGRLATDEAWYLQVARRCHAQREAFGQARQVGQFEQVLQAAIAGRNENGRVTRKREAQRDA, encoded by the coding sequence GTGAAGATCTGCCTCTGCGCCAATCGCTTTCCGCCGAACGTGGTCGGCGGCGCCGAAATCGTCGTTCGCGATCTCGCCGTTGCACTGCGCGATCGCGGTCACGACGTGTCGATCCTGACGCTGTCGGATGCACGGACGTCGAAGCGGCGCGTGTTCGACGGACTGCCGGTCAATGCGATGCCGAACCTGAACGTCTACAACCAGTTTGCGCCCGGGCCGCGGCACTGGCTCGGGAAGGCGCTCTTTGCCGCGGTCGATATCTTCAATCCGCTCGTGTTTCTTTGCGCGTGGCGGGAACTGAAGTCGCTGGGCGCCGAAGTCCTGTGCACCAACAACATCAAGGGCATCGGGCCCGCGATATGGCTCGCGGCCCGCGTGCTGCGCATTCCGGTGGTGCATGTGATGCACGATTACTGGCTGATCTGTCCGGCGTCGACGCGGTTCGCGAACGGCCGCGCGTGCGACGGCGCGTGCGGCGCGTGCCGGAGGCTTTCCGCTCCGAAGGCGCGGCTGTCACGCATGGTCGGCCACGCGGTCGCGGTGAGCGACTTCGTGATGGCGCGTCACCGCGAGCAGCGTTTCTTTCCCGGTGCGATGCAGACGGTGATTCGCAACCCCGTCGCACCGATTGGCGCGGGACACGCGACCGAACCTGCGCGCCCGCGCACGCCGTTTCGCGTCGGGTTCATCGGGCGAATCGACGCGACCAAGGGCATCCGCGAGTTTTTCGCGAGCGTGGCGTACGCGTCCAGGATCGCGCCGGCAATTGAAGTGCATGTTGCCGGCCGCGACCCCGACGGCATGCTGCCGGCCCTGATGCGCGAGTACCCGGGCCTGAGCGTCGTCGCGCATGGCTTCGTGAGCGCGCCGGATTTCTACAGGAGCGTCGATCTCGTCGCGGTGACATCGATGTGGGACGAGCCGTTCGGTGTGGTGGCCATCGAGCCGTGGGCATTCTTCAAGCCGACCGTCGCCTTCGCGTCGGGCGGTCTGACCGAAGTATTCGCAGAACTGCCCAAGTTGCTCGTCGCGCGCGGCGATTGCGACGCGCTCGGTGCGTTGATCGGACGGCTCGCGACGGATGAAGCGTGGTATCTGCAGGTTGCGCGCCGCTGCCACGCCCAGCGCGAGGCGTTCGGGCAGGCGCGACAGGTCGGTCAATTCGAGCAGGTTCTGCAAGCGGCGATTGCCGGACGCAACGAGAACGGTCGCGTGACGCGCAAGCGGGAGGCGCAACGCGATGCATGA